The Cytobacillus oceanisediminis genomic interval CAAAAGTCAGCTGATAAATGCGCAAATAACCGAAATCACCCGAAGGGCTAAACATCTTATTTTTAAGCTGAGTTCCGGTAAAAATCTGTTGCTGCATCTGATGCTTGGCGGCTGGATGTATATTGGCAATGAAGCGGACAATCCTGACCGCACCAAACAGGTCATTATTTCTTTTGGGGATAAAAAGCTTTACTTTATTGGACTTAGACTTGGCTATCTCCACTTGCTGACAGACACAGAGGTGGAAAATGAGCTTTCAGATCTGGGACCGGAGCCTCTGGATCAAACGTTGGGATTTCCGGCCTTCCGCGAACTGATCGGAAGCAGAAGAGGAATGCTGAAAACGACATTCATCAATCAGCAGTTTCTTTCGGGAATCGGCAACTGCTACAGTGATGAAATCTGTTTTGAGGCTGGGCTGCTGCCTATGAGAAAAGCAGATGAATTGGATGAGGAAGAATTAAAAATCCTGTATCAGTCTATGAAGGGCGTATTAACCCGGGCCATTCAGTATGGGGGCTATATGGAAGAGCCTTTGTTTAAAGCAGATGCTAAAACCGGGGGTTATAATGAGCAGTGCAGAGTGTATGATCGAGAAGGAGAGCCATGCCTCCGCTGCAGCAGCCCTATAGTGAAAGAAGAAATATCTTCTCGGAAAACGTTTTACTGCGCAAATTGCCAAAACTAAGAAAGAGGCTGCCTTTACTTGCAGCCTCTTTTCTCTACTCTTCCGGATCAGTCTGAATCCTATCAACTGTCGTGGAATCACGGGAATCCATTGCACCCTTTAGAAAATGGACAAGCATAAATCCGGCCAGTCCCAATGAAACCATAAAACCGATTGTAATTGCCCACATTAAAGCCATTCCTTAACCTCCCTATTTTCATAAGATAGAAAGTATAAAATCTTGAACGTCGATAACTGTCTAGCTCCAGCGCCTACCCCCTCGAGGTCACAAGCCAATCCTCCCAAAAAGGCAAAGAACGCCTTTCCGGGAGGCTCGTCTTGTGCTTGTCGGGGGTGGGCAAGGCGCTTCCGCTTTTCTGAACCAAGAGCGTTTCCTTACTAAAAGGTATATGCCTGAAATCATCAATCTTTCCCTTTCGATTATTAAAAAAGGAAGGGAACAGGGTGCTGCATATCGAAGTAAAGAAGATGGCATAAAGTGTTTTACAGCCAAAAGCGCTAAAGGAGGAGATCTCTTTTGGATTTCAAAACGGCCGATTTATGTGATGACCACAGCAAAGATC includes:
- the mutM gene encoding bifunctional DNA-formamidopyrimidine glycosylase/DNA-(apurinic or apyrimidinic site) lyase — translated: MPELPEMETYRRLLTEQLARKVITDVEVNREKSINVQPAQFKSQLINAQITEITRRAKHLIFKLSSGKNLLLHLMLGGWMYIGNEADNPDRTKQVIISFGDKKLYFIGLRLGYLHLLTDTEVENELSDLGPEPLDQTLGFPAFRELIGSRRGMLKTTFINQQFLSGIGNCYSDEICFEAGLLPMRKADELDEEELKILYQSMKGVLTRAIQYGGYMEEPLFKADAKTGGYNEQCRVYDREGEPCLRCSSPIVKEEISSRKTFYCANCQN